The Arthrobacter oryzae DNA window AGGGCGAACTAGCATCTCGTTTAATGAGAACTCCTGTTGAACATATGACCGACGTACTATCTTAGCCTGATCTTCCGGATGGACTCAAACCGGCTGCAAGGCGCACGGTTCACCACCGCGGGACAAACAGGGAATGGGCCGCAAAACCGGCATGGCCGTCGCGTACCGGTCAAGCCTACCCTCTGCCGGGCTAATCCGACGACGACTCGCCCGCCAGCAGGCGTTTCAGTACCGACCGGGGCACATAATCCGACACGTTGCCGCCCAGGGTAAAGACTTCCTTGATAAGCGTTGACGACAGGTGGAGGTAGTGGCCCTCAGTGGGAAGGAAGACCGTTTCCACACCGCTGAGCTGCCGGTTCATGGTTGCCATCGGCAGCTCATAGTCAAAGTCCGACGAGGAGCGGAGGCCCTTCACGATGGCGGACACGCCCCGCTGCCTGCAGTATTCGGCCAGCAGCCCCTCCCCCACCGGCTCCACCACGATTCCGCGCAGCGACGCCAGGGTCTCACGCGCCATGTCGATGCGCTCTTCCAACGTGAAGCGGTATTTCTTGTTGTAGTTCGTGGACACCGCCACAATGACCTCGTCAAA harbors:
- the coaD gene encoding pantetheine-phosphate adenylyltransferase: MRRAVCPGSFDPIHNGHLEVIARAAGLFDEVIVAVSTNYNKKYRFTLEERIDMARETLASLRGIVVEPVGEGLLAEYCRQRGVSAIVKGLRSSSDFDYELPMATMNRQLSGVETVFLPTEGHYLHLSSTLIKEVFTLGGNVSDYVPRSVLKRLLAGESSSD